The proteins below come from a single Oncorhynchus keta strain PuntledgeMale-10-30-2019 unplaced genomic scaffold, Oket_V2 Un_contig_20131_pilon_pilon, whole genome shotgun sequence genomic window:
- the LOC127920642 gene encoding keratin-associated protein 9-4-like: MASVCKPDQMTSVCKPDQMTSVCKPDQMTSVCKPDQMTSVCKPDQMTSVCKPDQMTSVCKPDQMTSVCKPDQMTSVCKPDQMTSVCKPDQMTPVCKPDQMASVCKPDQMTSVCKPDQMTSVCKPDQMT; the protein is encoded by the coding sequence ATGGCGTCAGTctgtaaacccgaccagatgacgtCAGTctgtaaacccgaccagatgacgtCAGTctgtaaacccgaccagatgacgtCAGTctgtaaacccgaccagatgacgtCAGTctgtaaacccgaccagatgacgtCAGTctgtaaacccgaccagatgacgtCAGTctgtaaacccgaccagatgacgtCAGTctgtaaacccgaccagatgacgtCAGTctgtaaacccgaccagatgacgtCAGTctgtaaacccgaccagatgacgcCAGTctgtaaacccgaccagatggCGTCAGTctgtaaacccgaccagatgacgtCAGTctgtaaacccgaccagatgacgtCAGTctgtaaacccgaccagatgac